The nucleotide window CGCGACGCCTGCTTCGACGAGCGGAACGCCTACGCGCTCCTCGCGCGGGAAGTCGCGGTGATCGACGTCGAGACGCTGCAACGAAGGGAATATCCGCTCGAAACGTCCCCTTCCGGCGGGTGGCGCCTCTCGTGCGGACCCGGACCCCGCGGCGCGTGGCTCGTCGCCGCGGCGCCGAACGAACGCGATCCGGAGTCGCCGTGGACCGTCGTGCCGCTCGGTCCGGAAGGGCCCGGTCTCGGCCTGACGGGACGGGGCGCGGCGATTTTCCTTCGACGCGACGACGACGGCCTCTCGTGGATCGAAGCCGCCGCACCCCCGGAGCATGTCGGGTACCAGAGCCGCCCCCTCTTCGGGCGGCGCTGCGGCGGCCGCGTCGTCGCCGGCGACGCCTCGCGCTGGTACGAACTGCGCGACGGGCGGCTCGTCGATCTCGCGGCGCCGCGGCGTCCCGCGCCGGAACAGCGCCTTGGCTTCTCGTGGCGCTTCTTCGGACGGCGCCGGCCCGCCGCCGATCGCCGCGAGTGCCCGTACCTCTTCGGCCGGCCGCAGTTTCTCGACGACTCGGTCGTCTACCTGAGCGGCGGTTCGAAGGTCTGCCGCTACTGGCCGGCGGAGGAGCGCGCGGAGGCGCTGTTCGAACTGCCGCCGCGTCCCTTCGCCTGGTGGCGGTGAGGACGTCCGGGTCTCCGGACGTGCGGGGCGCGGCGCCCACGTCCGCGCCGCAGGCGGCGCGTTGCCGGCCCGCTCCGCGGGCGCCGATCAGGTCTGCGGCTCGCGGCGCGCGCGTCGGCGCCGCGGGGGGCGCGTTGCCGGGGCGGCCGGTCGGGGCCTACGATAACGGCAGCCGGTCTGTCCGATCCTGTTCCGCACGGGCCGATCCGGCCGCGCCGGCGGCGCGCGCGACGCGCCGTGCGACGACCGTCGGCCGCTCCGCTTGCGCGGATCCGCGACGCGGCGTATCGGTTCCTGCCGCCGGCGGCAAGCCGCGCCCGATAAATTGATATAGGCTTTCGCCCCGGGCGGCGGCCGCCCTGCCGCGAAAGTGGCGGAACTGGCAGACGCGCGAGACTTAGGATCTCGTGGCCGGAAGGCCGTGGGGGTTCGAGTCCCCCCTTTCGCACCACACCCGAACCACAAGCCCCCGCGGCGCGCGGAGAGACGAAGAAGATGAAGACGGAACTGACCCACGTGTCCGATGTCAAGAAGCGCCTGACGGTCGAAGTGCCGGCGTCCGACGTGACCGCCGTCTACGAGACCCTCGTCCGCCGCCACCGCCGCAACATGAGCATCCCCGGGTTCCGTCCCGGACACGCGCCGCTGGAACTGGTGCAGACGCGCCTCGGCGCCGCGCTCGACCACGAGGCGGCGGAGGAGATCGTCGAGCAGTTCGGGCGCGACGCCTGCGGCCAGGAAGGGCTCAAGGCCGTCTGGACCGGCATCGACCTCCCCGAGGGGACGGAGCACCTGCCGCATCCGACGCGCGGCCAGGACTACTCCTTCGCGCTGAACGTCGAGGTCGTGCCGACCGTCGAGCCGCACGACTACGTCGGCGTGGACGTCCCGCGTCCCGCCGTCGAGATTTCCGACGAGGACGTGGAGAAGGAGCTCGACGGGCTGCGCCGGATCAAGGGCGAGCTGGTGGACGTGATCGACCGCCCGAGCGCCGCCGAAGACTACGTCGGCGTCGTGCTCGAGGGGAAGGTCGGCGACGAAGTCATCGTCCCCGGCGAGTTCCAGGTCATCCAGGTCGGCGACGAGAAGAACCTGCCCGAGTTCAACGCCGTCCTGACCGGCCGCAAGACGGACGACGAGGTCGCCTTCACGGTGGACTACGCCACCGAGAACGCCGACCCGAAGTTCGGCGGCAAGACCGTCGCCTACAAGGGCACGGTCAAGGCGGTCAAGCGGATGGAGCTCCCGCCGCTCGACGAGGCGTTCGCCAAGGCGCTCGGCGGCGAGGAGGCGACGCTGGACACGCTGCGCGGGCGGCTCCGCGAGGGGCTGACGGCGCGCAAGACCGCCGAGGCCGACGACGTCGCGCGGCGCCACCTGGCCGAGAAGCTGCTCGATGCCCACCCGTTCGACGTGCCGGACGCGCTCGTCGAAGGGGAGCTGCGCGAGGCGCTCGACCGGCTCGGCCGCCGGCTCGCGTCGCAGGGCGTGGACGTCGAGAAGCTCGAGATCGACTGGAACAAGGTGATCGAGACCGAACGCGAGCGCGCGCGCCTCACCGTGCGCGAGGCGCTGCTGCTCGACGCGATCGCCGACAAGGAAGCGGAGCACGTCGTCGTCTCGCCGGAGGACGTCGAGGCGACGGTGCAGCGGATGTCGCGCGACATGAACCAGCCGGTCGGCAAGGTTCGTCAGTTCCTCGCCAAGGAGGGACGGATGTCCTCCTTGCAGCGGGAGCTGCGCCGGTCCAAGTGCCTTGACTGGCTTTTGGCCCAGTCTCATATTATTTGACCGTGAGCAGAGGTTAACTCAATGGCGCTGATCCCGATCGTCGTCGAACAATCCGCCCGCGGCGAACGCGCGTGGGACATCTACTCGCGTCTGCTGAAGGACCACATCATCTTCCTGCTTTCGGACCCCATGTCCGGCATCACCGACGACATCGCGAACGTGATCATCGCCCAGCTGCTGTTCCTCGAGGCCGAAGATCCGGACCGCGACATCAGCCTCTACATCAACAACCCGGGCGGCTCCGTCACGGCGGGGCTCGCCATCTACGACACCATGCAGTTCGTCCGTCCCGACGTCGCCACGCTGTGCATCGGCCAGGCGGCGTCGATGGCGGCCGTCCTTCTCGCGGCCGGCGCGAAGGGGAAGCGCACCGCGCTCCCCCACGCGCGGATCATGATTCACCAGCCGATGGGCGGCGCGCGCGGCCAGGCGACGGACATCGAAATCCAGGCCCGCGAAATCCTGCGCCTCAAGGAGCGGCTCAACGAGATCCTCGTGCGCCACACCGGCCAGGACATGGACAGCATCAAGCGGGACACCGACCGCGACAACTTCATGTCGGCCGACGAGGCTCGCGCCTACGGGCTGATCGACCAAGTCATCGAACGCCGCGGGGCCTGACGGCGCCCGCGCGAGGGAGTCGCCGCCGATGGCGGGCAAGAAGAAGAGCACGGGAACGGGCGAAGGCGAGCTGCGCTGCTCGTTCTGCAACAAGAGCCAACGGGACGTCCGCAAGCTGATCGCGGGCCCGACGGTCTACATCTGCGACGAGTGCGTGGACAT belongs to bacterium and includes:
- the tig gene encoding trigger factor, with translation MKTELTHVSDVKKRLTVEVPASDVTAVYETLVRRHRRNMSIPGFRPGHAPLELVQTRLGAALDHEAAEEIVEQFGRDACGQEGLKAVWTGIDLPEGTEHLPHPTRGQDYSFALNVEVVPTVEPHDYVGVDVPRPAVEISDEDVEKELDGLRRIKGELVDVIDRPSAAEDYVGVVLEGKVGDEVIVPGEFQVIQVGDEKNLPEFNAVLTGRKTDDEVAFTVDYATENADPKFGGKTVAYKGTVKAVKRMELPPLDEAFAKALGGEEATLDTLRGRLREGLTARKTAEADDVARRHLAEKLLDAHPFDVPDALVEGELREALDRLGRRLASQGVDVEKLEIDWNKVIETERERARLTVREALLLDAIADKEAEHVVVSPEDVEATVQRMSRDMNQPVGKVRQFLAKEGRMSSLQRELRRSKCLDWLLAQSHII
- the clpP gene encoding ATP-dependent Clp endopeptidase proteolytic subunit ClpP, with protein sequence MALIPIVVEQSARGERAWDIYSRLLKDHIIFLLSDPMSGITDDIANVIIAQLLFLEAEDPDRDISLYINNPGGSVTAGLAIYDTMQFVRPDVATLCIGQAASMAAVLLAAGAKGKRTALPHARIMIHQPMGGARGQATDIEIQAREILRLKERLNEILVRHTGQDMDSIKRDTDRDNFMSADEARAYGLIDQVIERRGA